One window of the Longimicrobium sp. genome contains the following:
- a CDS encoding nucleotidyltransferase domain-containing protein, with product MKASSQHASTLAALFPSMAMARLVVFFAVHPGGRFHLRELKRLTRLSSASLQHELRRLARIGALRREEEGARAVFSADESHPAWRAWMLLLRSGASPADVLREALVDAEGLEGAFVFGSWARGDARPDSDVDVFLIGSDDARLRAGRSLSEAELLVGRELDVIGYDAEQLARRVRSGNAFVRRVLAGPMEWVRGGPEALTETCSV from the coding sequence ATGAAGGCTTCTTCCCAGCACGCGTCCACGCTCGCGGCGCTCTTCCCCTCCATGGCGATGGCGCGTCTGGTGGTGTTCTTCGCCGTGCACCCGGGCGGCCGGTTCCACCTGCGCGAGCTGAAGCGGCTCACCCGGCTCTCGAGCGCGTCGCTGCAGCACGAGCTTCGGCGCCTGGCGCGGATCGGCGCGCTGCGGCGGGAGGAAGAGGGGGCGCGGGCCGTCTTCAGCGCGGACGAGTCGCACCCCGCCTGGCGCGCGTGGATGCTCCTGCTGCGCTCCGGCGCGTCCCCCGCCGACGTGCTCCGCGAGGCGCTGGTGGACGCGGAGGGGCTCGAAGGCGCTTTCGTGTTCGGCTCGTGGGCGCGCGGGGACGCACGCCCGGACAGCGACGTCGACGTGTTCCTGATCGGGAGCGACGACGCCCGGCTGCGCGCGGGGAGGAGCCTCTCGGAAGCCGAGCTCCTGGTCGGCAGGGAGCTGGACGTGATCGGCTACGACGCGGAGCAGCTCGCGCGGCGCGTCCGCTCGGGCAACGCGTTCGTGCGGCGCGTTCTCGCCGGGCCGATGGAGTGGGTCCGCGGCGGCCCGGAAGCATTGACGGAGACCTGCTCCGTGTGA